A single Mustelus asterias chromosome 4, sMusAst1.hap1.1, whole genome shotgun sequence DNA region contains:
- the LOC144492981 gene encoding putative G-protein coupled receptor 174: protein MLKGNWKMSNDSSSCSDDRNVTNFLYAIMYAIIFVPGLIANVLALWVFHAYVRETKRAVIFMINLAIADLAQVLSLPLRIFYYLHHAWPFGSFLCMFCFYLKYVNMYASIFFLVCISVRRCLFLIQPFKYNDCKRRYDVYVSIVGWLLVGAACLPFPLMRLDTKSNSSNFNNCFADLPIIEIGIPTSVIMVTLAELTGFVLPLVITLICSWKTIMSLREKNPVMQDSGEKKKALKMVLTCSMVFLVCFAPYHITFPLHFLAIAGRIDDCSTRKIIMNFHPVALCLASLNCCLDPVIYYFTTDEFRRRLSRQEISENGIQLNSKEYG from the coding sequence ATGTTGAAAGGTAATTGGAAAATGTCAAACGATTCATCTAGCTGCAGCGATGACCGGAATGTCACCAATTTTCTGTATGCTATCATGTATGCTATCATATTTGTGCCAGGCTTAATCGCCAATGTTCTGGCTCTGTGGGTGTTCCATGCATATGTCAGGGAGACAAAGAGGGCAGTGATATTCATGATCAACTTGGCCATCGCTGACTTGGCACAGGTCTTGTCTTTGCCTCTCCGGATTTTCTACTACTTGCATCACGCCTGGCCTTTTGGCAGCTTCTTGTGCATGTTCTGCTTCTACCTTAAGTATGTGAACATGTACGCGAGTATCTTCTTCCTGGTCTGCATCAGTGTGCGACGCTGCCTGTTTCTCATCCAGCCCTTCAAGTATAACGACTGTAAGCGCAGGTACGACGTCTATGTGAGTATTGTAGGGTGGCTGCTGGTGGGCGCTGCTTGCCTGCCCTTCCCACTCATGCGGCTCGATACAAAAAGCAACTCCAGCAATTTCAACAACTGTTTCGCCGACCTCCCCATCATCGAGATTGGCATCCCTACCTCGGTTATCATGGTAACTCTGGCTGAACTGACAGGCTTCGTCCTCCCTCTGGTCATCACCTTGATCTGCTCTTGGAAAACCATCATGTCCCTGCGAGAGAAAAACCCAGTGATGCAGGACAGCGGGGAAAAGAAGAAAGCCTTGAAGATGGTGCTGACCTGCAGCATGGTCTTCCTGGTTTGCTTTGCGCCCTATCACATCACCTTCCCCTTGCATTTCCTGGCCATAGCGGGGCGCATTGATGATTGCTCCACCAGGAAGATCATCATGAACTTCCACCCTGTGGCTCTGTGTCTGGCCAGCCTCAACTGCTGCCTGGACCCAGTCATATACTATTTCACAACTGATGAGTTCAGGAGAAGGCTATCACGGCAAGAAATCAGTGAGAATGGTATCCAGCTCAACTCCAAAGAGTATGGCTGA